In one Pseudodesulfovibrio tunisiensis genomic region, the following are encoded:
- a CDS encoding cytochrome ubiquinol oxidase subunit I yields MEYPIWKLATLGGGFWVALISTLHVYVAHFAVGGGLFLVLTEMAAARSGNPHLLDYAKRHTKFFLVLTMAFGAVSGVAIWLSISLLAPQPTIILIKSFVFGWATEWVCFLGEIVALLVYYYAWEKMNRRDHIIVGWLYAVFGWLSLFLITGIIGFMLTPGEWLQTRSFWDGFFNPTFWPQVVFRTFFAAVCAGLFGYVTATRIPDEATRLSTVRVCSLWTIAGFVLLALSGWWYIQALPEPQYAMVMAKSQRVATYMQFFWIFGPLVVLGALAMAVKLPRSVSFPLALVVMLFGLGLMGSFESMREAARKPYLIWDVVYSNSILKAQVPVLNQEGVLAHAKWTPPDLREITDDNERQVGEFLYQLECASCHSIDGPMNDILPLTAPYADADSMDAFLSGMGSVSVYMPPFVGKPDERRALARYIAEELHPDRAASDTAISDEPVSPAPFDDGAEFALLAWGREGMHFVADSRYWTLMPSGTAIRAQLVRRDSAPEVITQGVEIGFTVENGPEGVLGGGDEGIFEAELDFLPSVDPYQPLPVVTLEARVAETGEVLATTKFTPATSQLMGCRSCHGGSRARDGNIADDTALNILAVHDRINRTNHVERATRGAKILCVECHDDASQNAAGQEDKPNLSAAMHGFHAIYLSGRDSEHSCLKCHPDGSLRGRHGDTFECADCHGNIEDHAIGLLKAEQEKDKPYATARLAMLRPQYVESADEINPRQPWLQQPDCLTCHVDFEAPSEFTAFNVWAADPEELYVNRYGDMAAIACASCHGSPHVIYPATERDNIHPEQYMGEAQAFGSQGTCTVCHVEMMDMPIHHPGMGLE; encoded by the coding sequence ATGGAATATCCCATCTGGAAACTCGCGACTCTCGGCGGCGGCTTCTGGGTCGCCCTGATCTCCACCCTGCATGTGTACGTGGCCCATTTTGCCGTGGGCGGCGGTCTGTTTCTGGTGCTCACGGAAATGGCGGCCGCGCGCTCGGGCAATCCGCATCTGCTGGACTATGCCAAAAGGCACACCAAGTTCTTTCTGGTCCTGACCATGGCCTTTGGCGCGGTGTCGGGCGTGGCCATCTGGCTGAGCATCTCCCTGCTCGCGCCCCAGCCCACCATCATCCTGATCAAGTCCTTCGTGTTCGGCTGGGCAACGGAATGGGTCTGCTTTCTGGGCGAGATCGTGGCCCTGCTGGTCTACTACTATGCATGGGAAAAAATGAATCGCCGGGATCACATCATCGTGGGCTGGCTCTATGCCGTGTTCGGCTGGCTGTCCCTGTTCCTGATCACCGGGATCATCGGATTCATGCTCACCCCGGGCGAATGGCTGCAAACCCGGAGCTTCTGGGACGGCTTCTTCAATCCCACGTTCTGGCCGCAGGTGGTGTTCCGCACCTTTTTCGCGGCCGTGTGCGCCGGACTGTTCGGCTATGTCACGGCAACGCGCATCCCGGACGAGGCCACGCGCCTTTCCACGGTGCGCGTCTGTTCCCTGTGGACCATTGCCGGATTCGTGCTGCTGGCCCTGAGCGGCTGGTGGTACATTCAGGCCCTGCCCGAACCCCAGTACGCCATGGTCATGGCCAAGTCGCAGCGCGTGGCCACCTACATGCAATTCTTTTGGATATTCGGCCCGCTCGTGGTGCTCGGCGCACTGGCAATGGCCGTGAAACTGCCGCGTTCCGTGAGTTTTCCGCTGGCGCTCGTGGTCATGCTGTTCGGCCTTGGCCTGATGGGTTCGTTCGAGTCCATGCGCGAGGCCGCGCGCAAGCCCTACCTGATCTGGGACGTGGTCTATTCCAATTCCATACTCAAGGCGCAGGTGCCTGTCCTGAATCAGGAGGGCGTGCTGGCCCACGCCAAATGGACCCCGCCGGACCTGCGCGAGATCACGGACGACAATGAACGGCAGGTCGGGGAATTCCTGTACCAGCTCGAATGCGCGTCCTGCCATTCCATTGATGGTCCCATGAACGACATCCTGCCCCTGACCGCGCCCTATGCGGATGCGGATTCCATGGATGCGTTCCTGTCAGGCATGGGCAGCGTCAGCGTGTACATGCCGCCCTTTGTGGGCAAACCCGACGAACGCCGCGCCCTTGCGCGCTACATTGCGGAAGAGTTGCATCCGGATCGTGCCGCGTCCGACACGGCCATTTCCGACGAACCCGTTTCGCCCGCGCCCTTCGACGATGGCGCGGAATTCGCGCTTCTGGCCTGGGGCCGGGAAGGCATGCATTTTGTCGCGGATTCCCGGTACTGGACCCTGATGCCGTCCGGTACTGCCATTCGCGCCCAGCTCGTGCGTCGGGATTCCGCTCCCGAAGTGATCACGCAGGGCGTGGAGATCGGATTCACGGTCGAGAACGGACCGGAAGGTGTGCTTGGCGGTGGCGACGAGGGAATCTTCGAGGCGGAACTGGATTTTCTGCCGTCCGTGGACCCGTATCAGCCGCTGCCCGTGGTCACGCTGGAAGCGCGCGTGGCCGAGACCGGCGAGGTGCTGGCCACGACGAAATTCACTCCGGCCACGTCCCAGCTCATGGGCTGCCGGTCCTGTCACGGCGGTTCCCGGGCCAGGGACGGCAACATTGCCGATGACACGGCCCTGAATATCCTTGCCGTGCACGACCGCATCAACCGCACCAACCATGTGGAGCGCGCAACCCGGGGCGCGAAGATTCTGTGCGTGGAATGCCACGACGACGCCTCGCAGAATGCCGCCGGGCAGGAGGACAAGCCCAACCTGTCCGCAGCCATGCACGGGTTCCACGCCATCTATCTGTCGGGCCGCGATTCCGAACACTCCTGTCTCAAGTGCCATCCGGACGGCTCCCTGCGCGGACGGCACGGCGACACCTTCGAGTGCGCCGACTGTCACGGCAACATCGAGGATCACGCCATCGGTCTGCTCAAGGCCGAACAGGAAAAAGACAAGCCGTATGCCACGGCGCGGCTGGCCATGCTCCGGCCTCAGTACGTGGAATCGGCTGACGAGATCAATCCGCGCCAGCCGTGGTTGCAGCAGCCCGACTGCCTGACCTGTCACGTGGATTTCGAGGCCCCGTCCGAGTTCACGGCCTTCAATGTCTGGGCCGCCGACCCCGAGGAACTCTACGTCAACCGCTACGGCGACATGGCCGCCATTGCCTGCGCATCCTGCCACGGCAGCCCGCACGTGATCTATCCGGCCACGGAACGCGACAACATCCACCCCGAACAGTACATGGGCGAGGCCCAGGCCTTCGGCTCGCAGGGCACCTGCACGGTCTGCCATGTGGAAATGATGGACATGCCCATACATCATCCGGGCATGGGATTGGAATAA